Proteins encoded by one window of Mustela erminea isolate mMusErm1 chromosome 5, mMusErm1.Pri, whole genome shotgun sequence:
- the TNFAIP8L3 gene encoding tumor necrosis factor alpha-induced protein 8-like protein 3, whose translation MDSDSGEQSEGEPVTAAGPDVFSSKNLALQAQKKILSKIASKTMANMLIDDTSSEIFDELYKVTKEHTHNKKEAHKIMKDLIKVAIKIGILYRHNQFSQEEVVVVEKLRKKLNQTAMTIVSFYEVEYTFDRNVLSKLLHECKDLVHELVQRHLTPRTHGRINHVFNHFADVEFLSTLYSLDGDCRPNLKRMCEGINKLLDEKVL comes from the coding sequence GTCCTGATGTTTTTAGTTCAAAGAACCTTGCCCTTCAAGCCCAGAAGAAGATCCTGAGCAAAATCGCCAGCAAAACCATGGCGAATATGTTGATCGATGACACCAGCAGCGAGATCTTCGATGAGCTCTACAAAGTCACCAAAGAGCACACCCACAACAAGAAGGAAGCCCACAAGATCATGAAAGACTTGATCAAGGTGGCAATCAAAATCGGAATCCTCTACCGACACAACCAGTTCAGCCAGGAGGAGGTGGTTGTTGTGGAGAAGCTCAGGAAGAAGCTGAACCAGACCGCCATGACCATCGTCAGCTTCTACGAGGTGGAATACACGTTTGACAGGAACGTGCTCTCCAAGCTCCTGCACGAGTGCAAGGACCTGGTGCATGAACTGGTGCAGCGACACCTGACGCCCCGGACCCACGGGCGCATCAACCATGTCTTCAACCACTTTGCTGACGTGGAGTTCCTCTCCACCCTTTATAGTCTGGACGGAGACTGTCGACCCAACCTCAAGAGAATGTGTGAAGGAATCAATAAGTTGCTAGATGAGAAAGTCCTCTGA